In Tepidanaerobacter syntrophicus, a single genomic region encodes these proteins:
- a CDS encoding type IV toxin-antitoxin system AbiEi family antitoxin domain-containing protein — protein MDAGVITKVKRGFYELTDYVSREEAIIARLFPQAVIFLESALLHYGYTDRIPMAWQIAVDKNSTKSQYAIKYPLIEPFYLEPKFLQVGIDKIKIEGVTVKIYDRDRTICDVLRYEKKLEEEVFTNAIKRYIKDPKKNVRKLFEYAEIFNIKNKVQTYIGVWL, from the coding sequence TTGGATGCTGGAGTTATTACAAAGGTTAAACGTGGCTTTTACGAGCTGACAGACTATGTTAGCCGGGAAGAGGCGATTATAGCACGGCTATTTCCACAAGCGGTTATATTTCTCGAAAGTGCATTACTGCATTATGGCTATACAGATCGTATACCGATGGCGTGGCAAATAGCGGTTGATAAAAACAGTACAAAATCACAGTACGCAATTAAGTATCCCTTAATAGAGCCTTTTTATTTGGAGCCTAAATTTCTACAGGTCGGCATAGACAAAATAAAAATTGAAGGGGTAACTGTTAAAATATATGACAGAGACCGCACTATATGTGATGTCCTTCGCTATGAAAAGAAACTTGAGGAGGAAGTATTTACTAATGCTATAAAACGTTATATAAAAGATCCGAAGAAAAATGTGAGAAAGTTGTTTGAGTATGCTGAAATATTTAATATAAAAAATAAGGTGCAGACATATATAGGAGTGTGGCTGTAA
- a CDS encoding Rpn family recombination-promoting nuclease/putative transposase, with protein sequence MGIQNPHDKFFKEIFGNVEVAEDFFTNYLPQSILDIIDLKTIELQKDSFINKDLEENFSDLLFKVNINNTQGYIYFLFEHKSYPSKDIAFQLLKYMIEIWEAKVRKEQLNKLPIIIPLVIYHGKERWKASTALKEMINGYDKLTEDVKAYIPNYEYLLYDISRFTDEEIKGKAQLKIFFTTVRDIFTKSGKGAWDSIDRAIAYLKELEDKQTATEYFETLMRYIFSVDKSLTSSDVSKIVKKIETTYPEGSEVVMTLAEKLREEGLKEGLKEGLEKGMEKGLEKGLEKGKREERITTAIKLLTKKFGPLPEELKSKISKLDSVTLEIIIDGIFDYESLDDVKKYIN encoded by the coding sequence ATGGGAATCCAAAATCCCCATGACAAATTCTTTAAAGAAATATTCGGCAATGTAGAAGTAGCAGAGGACTTTTTTACTAACTACTTGCCTCAAAGCATATTAGACATTATAGACCTTAAAACTATTGAACTTCAAAAAGACAGCTTTATAAACAAGGACTTAGAAGAAAACTTTTCAGATCTTCTCTTTAAAGTAAACATAAATAATACACAAGGCTATATCTACTTTCTCTTTGAACATAAAAGCTATCCATCAAAGGACATAGCATTTCAACTCTTAAAGTATATGATAGAAATCTGGGAAGCAAAGGTTAGAAAGGAACAGCTAAATAAACTTCCAATAATAATACCTCTTGTAATATACCACGGAAAAGAAAGATGGAAAGCAAGTACCGCTCTTAAAGAGATGATAAATGGATATGATAAGCTTACCGAAGATGTAAAAGCATACATACCAAACTATGAATATTTACTTTACGATATATCAAGATTTACAGATGAAGAAATAAAAGGAAAAGCACAACTTAAAATATTTTTTACCACAGTAAGAGACATATTTACTAAAAGCGGTAAAGGAGCATGGGATTCTATTGATAGAGCAATAGCATATCTAAAAGAACTTGAAGATAAACAAACAGCAACAGAATACTTTGAAACACTTATGCGCTATATATTCAGTGTAGATAAGAGCTTAACAAGCTCGGACGTTAGCAAGATAGTTAAGAAAATCGAGACTACTTATCCCGAAGGGAGTGAAGTTGTGATGACACTTGCTGAAAAACTTAGAGAAGAAGGTTTAAAAGAAGGTTTAAAAGAAGGACTAGAAAAAGGAATGGAAAAAGGGCTTGAAAAAGGGCTTGAAAAAGGAAAAAGGGAAGAAAGAATAACTACTGCAATAAAGCTTCTGACTAAAAAGTTCGGCCCTTTGCCGGAAGAACTTAAATCCAAGATATCAAAGCTGGATTCAGTTACCTTAGAGATAATAATTGATGGCATCTTTGACTATGAAAGCTTAGATGATGTGAAAAAGTATATTAACTAA
- a CDS encoding BlaI/MecI/CopY family transcriptional regulator has protein sequence MPRAIPSILNRLLKKQAITHKKSGRNYIYYPAVSRDEYIKAENKTFLHRVYDGAVGMLFSKFLEQEELTEKEIKHLENILEQKKASKKTIENLIDEGF, from the coding sequence ATGCCTAGAGCGATTCCTTCTATTTTAAACAGACTTCTTAAAAAGCAAGCTATAACTCATAAAAAATCCGGAAGGAATTATATCTACTATCCGGCAGTATCTCGTGATGAATACATCAAAGCAGAAAACAAAACCTTTCTGCACAGGGTATATGATGGTGCTGTGGGTATGCTTTTTTCAAAGTTCCTAGAACAAGAGGAACTGACAGAAAAGGAAATCAAACATCTAGAAAATATTCTAGAACAGAAAAAAGCATCTAAAAAAACCATAGAAAATTTAATTGATGAGGGTTTTTAA
- a CDS encoding M56 family metallopeptidase, giving the protein MIIVLKKIFLRVLYASLTSTTIALLILFIGKIFKDKLTPRFHHILWLLVLIRLLMPFAPESNLSIFNLLPGSKDSISLVRP; this is encoded by the coding sequence ATGATTATTGTATTAAAGAAAATATTCTTGAGGGTTTTATATGCGTCTTTGACATCAACAACAATAGCCTTACTCATTCTTTTTATCGGGAAAATATTTAAAGATAAACTTACACCCAGATTTCATCACATTTTATGGCTTCTTGTATTAATAAGACTATTGATGCCTTTTGCCCCTGAAAGCAACCTAAGCATATTCAACCTTTTGCCAGGCAGCAAAGACAGCATATCACTTGTGAGGCCCTAA
- a CDS encoding S-layer homology domain-containing protein has translation MKKAKKLLVTLLVFAFVLSTFTVGFAATSSSAKVTDENLPKEVVRAMALGYLKGDDQGNLNLDKPITRAEALAIIIRISGLETSADLMKGQTKFADVNADPSLQWATGYINLGVGQGIINGYPDGTFRGNANVTYAEMAKMLIYAMNYGVTVEGAPWPAGVMGKADDLGLFDDVNASPDVPAIRGDVVMMVDNSLTVAHLKQTGYGDLKQYEEDPDTTFLSKMKIDELEDARVTAIARVDSTLDDDEIELTTYDSKGNVEDSDVYTLLTDETPEALFGLKVDAWINDDDEIVFVDVATNAKDILLDTVKGTPAKDEIELKVADDTFDVATGAEAYVNFDSVSDFSKIPVGSYGKFVRESGKIAFANLFDFDKIGVVTEVDKNVISFVDATNGDDDEIDLDDYDDVYVYNPDFSKADVKDIKEYSAIFFWEDDDEINIVVKNDSVEGNVDAVKADSIKIDGTWYDRGDDAVVTLDKGDNYDVWEDLDSVEDFVDEDVTAVIDLNGEVMLVTGAAKATSGDLYGVVTYAKDGRYVTLTVFNKDGEEVDYTAESSTEFRDLVNLKYYNTVDNTTAPLSYAALKYKLTSDSEIAKEKSVVSIITGMTPTVNNSETFSGKLTKDADKKYVDLGSNNRFYIASDTVIMQALNTDGELDPSLITVDKFVSLSINDKNEALVFGEKGKDAKFIVMLNKEFEGAEEDLYYGVVTDKPYKSGGSYYATINVFGEGEKDYKIDDAANFPKAKVVCFKFNNKGEATIYKKATTNAEYTYNDSYVKIGSSTYKVDSSAILYSLDEDSDLDKKISRTTLKNYKYINYVLDDSNVIVAATVSGKATGEEETPIAGAVTYINTTTIGKVDIVDGKLTLKATDAHQTINVKYKNDTNKLVTFAPTDLKLYVEDNETKQEVAATGPNANSVEVNPGATKNLFDAGLTLSVGTNPGELKPGKAYTVKLILKGELQDETLSVYVKSDDNSVEKVTVKGVEADLTATPASVKLPAGTNLANLKVSDVVIKPTHAKATVKNVALNTSVTPATLTFDIEAEDGTSVSYTINISVINPPTAATTTTTFDIANPADVDLGFTLNDGGGVTGVKLGTRTLSSAEYTVATSPAKVTIKKEAISDYVSANGLVAGNEIKAVVTFQVGGSIEYTITLQ, from the coding sequence ATGAAGAAAGCAAAAAAATTACTTGTCACCCTATTAGTATTCGCGTTTGTGCTCAGCACATTCACAGTAGGGTTTGCAGCTACTTCTTCTTCAGCAAAAGTAACTGACGAGAATCTACCCAAAGAAGTAGTAAGAGCAATGGCCCTCGGATACTTAAAGGGCGACGACCAAGGCAATCTAAACTTAGACAAACCCATCACAAGAGCAGAGGCCCTGGCTATAATTATCAGAATCTCAGGCCTGGAAACTTCTGCAGACTTAATGAAGGGACAGACTAAGTTTGCCGATGTAAACGCCGATCCCTCTCTACAGTGGGCAACAGGCTACATAAATCTGGGAGTGGGCCAGGGAATTATCAACGGCTATCCTGATGGAACATTCAGAGGAAACGCCAATGTAACATATGCCGAAATGGCAAAAATGCTTATATATGCCATGAACTACGGCGTAACAGTGGAAGGCGCACCATGGCCTGCAGGCGTAATGGGCAAAGCCGATGATCTAGGACTGTTTGACGATGTTAACGCATCACCTGATGTTCCCGCAATCCGCGGCGATGTGGTAATGATGGTTGACAACTCCTTAACCGTTGCACATCTAAAGCAAACCGGTTATGGCGATCTAAAGCAGTATGAAGAAGATCCCGATACCACCTTCTTATCCAAGATGAAAATCGACGAACTGGAAGATGCAAGAGTCACAGCAATAGCAAGAGTAGACAGCACACTTGATGATGATGAAATCGAACTTACAACATATGACAGCAAAGGTAACGTAGAAGATTCCGATGTCTACACACTCTTAACCGACGAAACACCCGAAGCATTGTTTGGACTTAAAGTTGATGCATGGATTAACGATGATGATGAGATAGTATTTGTAGATGTTGCAACAAATGCGAAAGATATCCTACTTGACACAGTAAAAGGAACACCTGCAAAAGACGAAATCGAACTTAAAGTTGCAGACGATACATTCGATGTAGCAACTGGTGCAGAAGCTTATGTAAACTTTGATTCAGTATCTGATTTTTCAAAGATTCCTGTAGGTTCATATGGCAAATTTGTTCGCGAAAGCGGCAAGATTGCATTTGCAAACTTGTTTGACTTCGATAAGATAGGCGTAGTAACAGAAGTTGACAAGAACGTTATAAGCTTCGTCGATGCTACAAATGGCGACGATGACGAGATAGATCTTGACGATTATGATGATGTATATGTTTACAATCCTGACTTTTCAAAAGCAGATGTAAAGGACATCAAAGAATACTCGGCTATCTTCTTCTGGGAAGATGATGACGAGATCAACATCGTAGTAAAGAACGATTCAGTAGAAGGTAACGTAGACGCTGTAAAAGCAGATTCCATCAAAATTGATGGCACCTGGTATGACAGAGGCGACGATGCCGTAGTTACCCTTGACAAAGGCGATAACTATGATGTATGGGAAGACCTTGACAGTGTAGAAGACTTTGTTGATGAAGATGTAACAGCAGTCATCGACCTCAACGGCGAAGTTATGCTGGTTACCGGCGCAGCCAAAGCCACAAGCGGCGACCTCTACGGCGTAGTAACATATGCAAAAGACGGCAGATATGTCACTCTTACAGTCTTCAACAAAGACGGTGAAGAAGTAGACTACACAGCCGAAAGCTCAACAGAATTTAGAGATTTAGTTAATCTGAAGTATTATAACACGGTAGACAATACTACTGCACCATTAAGCTATGCAGCACTAAAATACAAACTTACATCCGACAGTGAAATTGCCAAAGAAAAATCAGTAGTTTCCATAATTACTGGCATGACACCTACTGTAAATAATAGCGAGACCTTTAGTGGAAAACTTACAAAAGATGCCGATAAGAAGTATGTTGACCTTGGCAGTAACAACAGATTCTACATTGCAAGTGATACAGTAATTATGCAGGCATTAAACACTGATGGTGAGCTTGATCCATCACTTATAACCGTAGATAAGTTCGTTTCACTCTCAATAAATGATAAGAATGAAGCGCTTGTATTCGGAGAAAAGGGCAAAGATGCTAAGTTTATCGTAATGCTTAACAAAGAGTTCGAAGGCGCTGAAGAAGACCTCTATTACGGCGTAGTAACTGACAAACCTTATAAATCAGGCGGTTCATACTATGCAACAATCAATGTCTTCGGCGAAGGCGAAAAAGATTATAAGATAGACGATGCAGCAAACTTCCCGAAAGCTAAAGTTGTATGTTTCAAGTTTAACAACAAGGGCGAAGCAACCATCTATAAAAAAGCGACAACAAACGCAGAATACACTTATAATGATAGCTATGTAAAAATAGGCAGTAGTACCTATAAAGTTGACAGCTCAGCAATACTCTACAGCCTAGATGAAGATAGCGACTTAGATAAAAAGATAAGCAGAACTACTCTCAAGAACTATAAATATATCAATTACGTCTTAGATGACAGTAATGTAATCGTTGCGGCAACAGTAAGTGGAAAAGCTACAGGTGAAGAGGAAACACCAATAGCAGGGGCAGTAACTTATATTAACACTACAACAATAGGAAAAGTAGATATAGTAGATGGTAAGCTAACACTAAAAGCCACAGATGCACATCAAACCATCAATGTTAAATACAAAAATGATACCAACAAGTTAGTAACATTTGCACCTACTGACCTTAAACTCTATGTAGAAGATAATGAGACAAAACAAGAAGTAGCAGCTACTGGTCCTAATGCTAACTCTGTGGAAGTCAACCCGGGAGCTACAAAAAATCTATTTGATGCAGGTTTAACGCTAAGTGTTGGCACAAACCCAGGCGAATTAAAGCCAGGAAAAGCATATACAGTCAAGTTGATACTAAAAGGCGAACTACAAGATGAAACACTTAGTGTATATGTAAAATCTGATGATAATAGCGTTGAAAAGGTAACTGTAAAAGGCGTAGAAGCAGATTTAACTGCAACGCCAGCATCTGTAAAACTTCCAGCAGGAACAAATTTAGCAAACCTCAAAGTTTCCGATGTAGTAATTAAGCCAACTCATGCAAAAGCAACAGTTAAGAATGTCGCTTTAAATACTTCAGTTACTCCGGCAACATTAACATTTGATATCGAAGCCGAAGATGGAACATCAGTATCTTATACAATAAATATTTCAGTTATAAATCCACCAACAGCAGCAACGACGACGACAACTTTTGATATTGCAAACCCAGCTGATGTTGACCTTGGCTTTACACTAAATGATGGTGGAGGAGTTACTGGAGTTAAACTAGGCACTAGAACTTTGAGTAGTGCAGAATACACTGTAGCTACTTCTCCCGCTAAAGTAACTATCAAAAAAGAAGCAATAAGTGACTATGTATCAGCTAACGGATTAGTAGCAGGCAACGAAATAAAAGCAGTAGTTACTTTCCAAGTCGGAGGAAGTATCGAATACACTATAACATTACAATAA
- a CDS encoding FAD-dependent oxidoreductase encodes MKFPVLLSPIKIGTMEVRNRFVVPPMGTNFANPDGSVSKQLIDYLAARSKGGYGLIIVEVTAIDPLGKAIPWQPGIWDDKFVPGWKELVDEVHKYGAKIVVQLHHAGRQTTHEVIGSQPVAPSPIPCPVDREIPRELTTEEVYDLIEKFGDAAVRARDAGFDGVEVHGAHGYLIAQFMSAYSNKRIDEFGGDLTSRMKFPVDIVKNIRAKVGNGYPIIFRFSGDERVPGGRTIDESRVVAEKMEKAGVNALHVSTGVYGSIPWLIAPSAVPPAYNVYAAEEIKKVVKIPVITVGRINDPNLAEDILEGGKADLVSLGRESIADPELPNKTAAGMINEISPCIGCMQACVGYLFDPKYLKISCLVNPFTGREGELKIEKAAAPKKVVVVGGGPGGLEAAWVAAKKGHKVTVYEKEEVLGGQYRIGAIPPTKQDILKALRYYITMGKKYGVEYKMGVEATEELILEENPDAVILATGGVPLMPNIKGIDNPKFVKAIDVLEGKKEVGMNVLVVGGGMVGVETADFLGEHLHKVTIVEMLPEIAKDEQDAVKYFLLKRLNEYGVKAITGATVKEFLDDGVVCEKDGKEEKIAGFDTVILAMGAKAYNPLEEKIKGKVPELYVIGDAVKARKAVEAIEEGARAAVKI; translated from the coding sequence ATGAAATTTCCTGTATTGCTGTCACCCATTAAAATAGGGACTATGGAGGTTAGGAACAGGTTTGTGGTTCCACCCATGGGAACAAATTTTGCAAATCCGGATGGCAGTGTTTCAAAACAGTTGATTGATTATTTAGCTGCAAGATCAAAGGGCGGTTATGGCTTGATTATTGTTGAGGTCACCGCAATTGACCCCCTTGGAAAGGCTATACCGTGGCAGCCCGGCATATGGGATGACAAGTTTGTACCCGGCTGGAAGGAGCTTGTAGATGAAGTACATAAATATGGAGCAAAAATCGTTGTTCAGCTTCACCACGCAGGCAGGCAAACAACCCATGAAGTTATTGGAAGTCAGCCTGTAGCGCCATCACCCATCCCCTGCCCTGTAGATAGAGAAATACCTAGAGAACTTACCACAGAAGAAGTGTATGACTTAATTGAAAAATTTGGAGATGCAGCAGTAAGAGCCCGCGATGCCGGATTTGATGGGGTGGAAGTGCATGGAGCCCACGGCTATCTTATAGCTCAGTTTATGTCGGCATACTCCAATAAGAGAATAGACGAGTTTGGCGGAGACCTTACCAGCAGAATGAAATTCCCCGTGGACATTGTAAAGAATATCAGAGCCAAAGTAGGAAACGGTTATCCTATAATATTCAGATTCAGCGGTGATGAAAGAGTTCCGGGCGGAAGAACCATTGACGAGTCGAGAGTTGTGGCTGAAAAAATGGAGAAAGCAGGAGTGAATGCGCTTCATGTTTCCACCGGAGTCTATGGAAGCATACCGTGGCTTATTGCGCCATCTGCAGTTCCCCCTGCATATAATGTGTATGCGGCGGAAGAAATAAAGAAAGTAGTCAAAATACCGGTAATAACGGTTGGCAGAATAAATGATCCAAATCTTGCAGAGGACATATTAGAAGGCGGAAAAGCTGATTTGGTTTCTCTGGGCCGAGAATCTATAGCAGATCCCGAGCTTCCCAACAAAACAGCAGCAGGCATGATAAATGAAATTTCACCATGTATAGGTTGTATGCAGGCGTGCGTAGGCTACTTATTTGATCCGAAATACTTGAAGATTTCCTGCTTGGTCAATCCCTTTACCGGCAGAGAAGGAGAACTTAAAATCGAAAAAGCAGCAGCGCCTAAGAAGGTTGTCGTTGTGGGCGGAGGTCCCGGCGGTCTTGAAGCAGCATGGGTTGCAGCTAAGAAGGGTCACAAAGTCACGGTTTATGAAAAAGAGGAAGTGCTGGGCGGTCAGTATAGAATAGGCGCTATACCACCGACGAAACAGGATATACTTAAAGCCTTAAGATATTATATAACAATGGGCAAGAAATACGGAGTAGAGTACAAGATGGGGGTCGAGGCGACAGAAGAGCTTATCCTAGAGGAAAATCCCGATGCAGTTATACTTGCAACTGGCGGAGTGCCCTTAATGCCGAATATCAAGGGTATAGATAATCCGAAATTTGTAAAAGCCATCGATGTCTTGGAGGGCAAAAAAGAGGTTGGAATGAACGTCCTTGTAGTTGGCGGCGGTATGGTAGGCGTTGAGACTGCAGACTTTTTGGGCGAGCATCTTCACAAAGTAACTATAGTTGAAATGCTGCCAGAAATCGCAAAAGACGAGCAGGATGCGGTTAAGTATTTCCTTCTCAAGAGACTTAATGAATACGGTGTGAAAGCAATTACTGGCGCAACAGTAAAGGAATTCCTCGATGATGGTGTTGTATGTGAAAAAGACGGTAAAGAGGAAAAGATAGCAGGTTTTGACACTGTAATTCTTGCAATGGGTGCAAAAGCATATAATCCGCTAGAGGAAAAAATTAAAGGCAAAGTTCCGGAGCTTTATGTAATTGGTGATGCGGTTAAGGCAAGAAAGGCTGTTGAGGCAATCGAAGAAGGCGCAAGAGCTGCAGTAAAGATTTAA
- a CDS encoding Rpn family recombination-promoting nuclease/putative transposase, with amino-acid sequence MGIQNPHDKFFKEIFGNVEVAEDFFTNYLPQSILDIIDLKTIELQKDSFINKDLEENFSDLLFKVNINNTQGYIYFLFEHKSYPSKDIAFQLLKYMIEIWEAKVRKEQLNKLPIIIPLVIYHGKERWKASTALKEMINGYDKLAEDVKIYIPNYEYLLYDISRFTDEEIKGKAQLKIFFTTVRDIFTKSGKGAWDSIDRAIAYLKELEDKQTATEYFETLMRYIFSVDKSLTSSDVSKIVKKIETTYPEGSEVVMTLAEKLREEGLKEGLEKGEVAALAKTALKLLSRKFGPLPEELKSKISKLDSVTLEIIIDGIFDYESLDDVKKYIK; translated from the coding sequence ATGGGAATCCAAAATCCCCATGACAAATTCTTTAAAGAAATATTCGGCAATGTAGAAGTAGCAGAGGACTTTTTTACTAACTACTTGCCTCAAAGCATATTAGACATTATAGACCTTAAAACTATTGAACTTCAAAAAGACAGCTTTATAAACAAGGACTTAGAAGAAAACTTTTCAGATCTTCTCTTTAAAGTAAACATAAATAATACACAAGGCTATATCTACTTTCTCTTTGAACATAAAAGCTATCCATCAAAGGACATAGCATTTCAACTCTTAAAGTATATGATAGAAATCTGGGAAGCAAAGGTTAGAAAGGAACAGCTAAATAAACTTCCAATAATAATACCTCTTGTAATATACCACGGAAAAGAAAGATGGAAAGCAAGTACCGCTCTTAAAGAGATGATAAATGGATATGATAAGCTTGCCGAAGATGTAAAGATATACATACCAAACTATGAATATTTACTTTATGATATATCAAGATTTACAGATGAAGAAATAAAAGGAAAAGCACAACTTAAAATATTCTTTACCACAGTAAGAGACATATTTACTAAAAGCGGTAAAGGAGCATGGGATTCTATTGATAGAGCAATAGCATATCTAAAAGAACTTGAAGATAAGCAAACAGCAACCGAATACTTTGAAACACTTATGCGCTATATATTCAGTGTAGACAAGAGCTTAACAAGCTCGGACGTTAGCAAGATAGTTAAGAAAATCGAAACTACTTACCCCGAAGGGAGTGAAGTTGTGATGACACTTGCTGAAAAACTTAGAGAAGAAGGCTTAAAAGAAGGGCTGGAAAAAGGTGAAGTAGCAGCTCTTGCGAAAACTGCACTAAAACTACTTAGTAGAAAGTTCGGCCCTTTGCCGGAAGAACTTAAATCCAAGATATCAAAGCTGGATTCAGTTACCTTAGAGATAATAATTGATGGCATCTTTGACTATGAAAGCTTAGATGATGTGAAAAAGTATATAAAATAA